In one Candidatus Woesearchaeota archaeon B3_Woes genomic region, the following are encoded:
- a CDS encoding transcriptional regulator, producing MNKKELEFILQEGEGYNIEFKESYSDSIAREICAFVNANGGKILLGVSDTGEVKGIQITNKLKSQIYDLTRNFDPKLDIFLEEIDNILIINVPEGIKKPYSTKGKFFIRYGTNSQQLTRNEIREFFQKEGLILWDEKLNHDFDLEEDFDKHKFKTFLEKSKISQIIGKKEILENLSLVKEEYIKNAGVLLFCHRITKFFTNATITCVLYQGKTKYKILDRKEFNADLYSNFQNGFLYLQSHLNTEFIIKAGPREERLELPEEALREALLNAIAHRDYFIAGANILVEIFSDRVEITNPGGLVKGITKKDLGKKSLSRNNLLFGLLQRMGLVEKVGSGIKRMENSMKNYKLDLRFEIDENWFTLIFKRLEKVGEKVGEKVGEKLTKNQEIILRHIKINKYVSIAKLSKKVGIATKNIETNIKKLKEKNVLKRVGPDKGGYWEIIK from the coding sequence ATGAATAAAAAAGAGCTTGAATTTATTTTACAGGAAGGTGAAGGATATAATATAGAGTTTAAAGAATCTTATTCAGATTCAATAGCCAGGGAAATTTGTGCCTTTGTAAATGCCAATGGCGGCAAAATCTTGCTGGGTGTAAGTGATACAGGCGAAGTAAAGGGTATTCAGATAACGAATAAATTGAAATCACAAATTTATGATTTAACAAGAAATTTTGATCCTAAACTTGACATCTTTTTAGAAGAGATAGACAATATTTTAATAATTAATGTTCCAGAAGGAATAAAAAAGCCTTATTCTACAAAAGGAAAGTTCTTTATAAGATATGGAACAAATTCACAGCAGCTTACAAGAAATGAGATAAGAGAATTCTTCCAGAAAGAAGGGTTAATCTTGTGGGACGAAAAGCTAAATCATGATTTTGATTTGGAAGAGGATTTTGACAAACATAAATTTAAAACTTTTTTGGAAAAATCAAAAATAAGCCAGATAATTGGCAAAAAAGAAATTTTAGAAAACTTATCTCTTGTAAAAGAAGAATATATCAAAAATGCTGGGGTTTTGTTGTTTTGCCATAGAATAACAAAATTCTTTACTAATGCTACAATAACCTGTGTTCTGTATCAGGGAAAAACAAAGTATAAAATCCTTGACAGAAAAGAGTTTAATGCAGATTTGTATTCTAATTTTCAAAATGGTTTTCTTTACCTGCAATCTCATCTGAATACAGAGTTTATAATAAAAGCAGGACCAAGGGAAGAGAGATTAGAATTGCCAGAAGAAGCACTTAGAGAGGCTTTATTAAATGCAATAGCCCATAGGGATTATTTTATTGCTGGGGCTAATATTCTCGTTGAAATCTTTTCTGATAGGGTTGAAATAACCAATCCAGGAGGATTAGTGAAAGGAATCACAAAAAAAGATTTAGGTAAAAAGAGCTTGTCAAGAAATAATCTTTTGTTTGGCTTGCTTCAGAGAATGGGTTTGGTTGAAAAGGTTGGTTCTGGTATTAAAAGAATGGAAAATTCAATGAAAAATTATAAATTAGATTTGAGATTTGAAATTGATGAAAATTGGTTTACTCTTATTTTCAAAAGATTAGAAAAGGTGGGAGAAAAGGTGGGAGAAAAGGTGGGAGAAAAGCTTACAAAAAATCAGGAGATAATCCTAAGGCATATAAAAATTAATAAATATGTATCCATTGCAAAATTATCTAAAAAAGTAGGCATAGCTACAAAGAATATTGAAACCAATATTAAAAAACTCAAAGAAAAAAATGTTCTTAAAAGAGTTGGTCCAGACAAAGGAGGGTACTGGGAAATTATAAAATAA